A stretch of DNA from Aerosakkonema funiforme FACHB-1375:
CAAAGATAGCAACAGCAAAATCATACCAACTGGCAACACCGCTATTTGTGTAGTTGTAAATTCCGGCAATTTCTGGTTGAAATTTAGGAATCAATTGGGTAATTGCGCCAGCCAAATCAGCTGTACAAGTGGGGCTACCAATTTGGTCGGCAACTACACGAATTTCTTCCCGTTCACCCCCCAATCTCAGCATAGTTTTAACAAAGTTAACTTTGCCACCAACGCCATAAACCCAAGCAGTTCTCAGGATAATATGGTTTTGGCAGTTTTGCTGAATAGCGATTTCCCCTTCAAGTTTAGTTTTTCCATAGGCATTGATCGGATTGGTGGGGTCAGTTTCGCGGTAAGGTTGGCTTTGGCTACCATTAAAAACGTAATCGGTGGAAACGTGAATCAGGGGAATGCCCAATTTTTGACATTCTTGAGCTATGATACCGGGAGCGATCGCATTAATAGCCTCTGCTAACTCCAGTTCGCTTTCGGCTTTATCCACCCCCGTGTATGCAGCTGCATTCACAACTACATCTGGTTTAACTTCATTAATTGTCTGACGAATCGCATCTGGCTGAGTTAAATCGATCGTTTCGCGTCCCACGCCGATTACTTTACCCACAGGCGCAAGTGTCTTTTGCAATTCTTGTCCCAACTGTCCGGCAATGCCTGTTACTAAAATTCGCCTC
This window harbors:
- the rfbD gene encoding dTDP-4-dehydrorhamnose reductase, giving the protein MRRILVTGIAGQLGQELQKTLAPVGKVIGVGRETIDLTQPDAIRQTINEVKPDVVVNAAAYTGVDKAESELELAEAINAIAPGIIAQECQKLGIPLIHVSTDYVFNGSQSQPYRETDPTNPINAYGKTKLEGEIAIQQNCQNHIILRTAWVYGVGGKVNFVKTMLRLGGEREEIRVVADQIGSPTCTADLAGAITQLIPKFQPEIAGIYNYTNSGVASWYDFAVAIFEEAKQLGWNLKIQRVIPITTPEYPTPARRPAYSVLSCAKISAVLGTYPPHWRQGLRNMLAELYTQTYESTNSIRR